From Halotia branconii CENA392, the proteins below share one genomic window:
- the patD gene encoding heterocyst frequency control protein PatD — MSLKHEKYQGLATLLEKLRSDAITTELDAVQLKQHLASLQQFFRQQIVPLADADSKEQSYRTEMSKQLRLLEIDVMFFQGARQPATAQARLQTIGDRLTTLLKYCDAILQQEDNGEK, encoded by the coding sequence ATGTCTCTAAAACATGAAAAATATCAGGGACTAGCAACATTGCTAGAAAAATTACGCTCTGATGCTATTACTACCGAGCTAGATGCAGTCCAACTGAAGCAGCATTTAGCTTCTTTACAGCAATTTTTTAGACAACAAATTGTACCTTTGGCTGATGCAGACTCAAAAGAGCAGTCTTACCGCACGGAGATGAGTAAGCAACTGCGCCTATTGGAAATAGACGTGATGTTTTTCCAAGGAGCGCGGCAGCCAGCTACTGCCCAAGCCAGACTTCAAACCATAGGCGATCGCTTGACAACTCTACTCAAATATTGTGATGCTATCCTCCAACAAGAAGACAATGGGGAAAAATAA